The window ACTTGCCCTGCCGCCGGCAAATCAACCGGATGTTCCTCCGGGAATCGTTTCTTCCTATTTGTTCGGATTGCGCGCCGGTGACCAGGTCGAGGTTTCGGGACCCTTCGGCAACTTTTTTGCCAGCGATACCACCCGCGAGATGGTGATGATCGGTGGCGGGGTAGGTATGGCCCCCTTGCGGGCCATCGTCGTCGATCAGTTGGAACGCCAGGGCGACGACAGGACGATCAGTTTCTGGTACGGGGCGCGCGGGTTGATCGATCTTTATTATGATGAAGAGATGGAAAATCTGGCACAAAAGTTTGAAAACTTCTCGTGGAATATCGCCCTTTCGGACCCGGCACCTGAAGATGAGTGGAGTGGTGACACCGGATTTATTCACGATGTCGTCTATCGTCGACACCTGGAAAATCATCCGGATCCAACGGCGTGTGAATACTATCTTTGCGGCCCACCCCTGATGATTGAAGCCGTGCGTTCCCTGTTGAATACACTCGGTGTCGCGGAAAGTTCTGTCTTCTACGACGATTTTGGAGGTTGAATGAACATCAAACGACGAGATTTTCTTCAACTTGGCTGCGCTACGGCACTGACCGGTCTGGCGTTCGGCCCGGTTTGGGCACGCTCGCCGGACGTCAAGGTTTTAACAGGTCCTGCCTTCGGTTCATCCTGGCGATTGGTCCTGCCGGATACGATGGAAAACCCGCGTTCGTTGATTGACGGAATTGTTCGCGACATTGATGGCCACATGTCACCTTTCCGCGCTGATTCGGATTTGGGAAAATTTAATGCCGGGCGAACCAACCTCGTCGATGACGAAACGCGCTTTGTCGCTCAGGCGGCCCTCGACCTGGCAAAAATTAGTGGCGGCGCCTTCGATCCAACCAGTGCGCCCATCGGGCGGAAATACGGGTTCGGCCCTGCGGCCATTGCCGCCACGGCACCCGCAGGGATGTATTCCGACGTTCGTGTTGTTGGCGGACGATTGGAAAAATCCATAACTGAATTAACACTGGATCTAAATGGCATCGCCAAGGGTTATGCTTTGGATAAAATCGCAGCGGCACTTGATGGCCTTGATTTTCTTCTTGAACTGGGCGGTGAAGTTGTCGCTCGTGGCCGTCACCCAACTGGGCGGCCTTGGCGCATAGGCATTGAACGCCCGGGAACAAATAAAATCCAGCGCTTGATAAATGCCGGTAACGCGGCCCTTGCCACGTCGGGGGATGCCGCACAAAGTTATGTAGTTGGAGGACGACGTTACGCCCATGTCATTGACCCCCGCACCGCTGGCCCACTGGTCAATGATGTCTCTTCGGTCAGCGTGATGGCGCCGTCCGGTATGCTGGCTGACGGATTGGCAACGGCGGCTATGGTTCTGGGGCCAAACGAGTCCGCTAACCTGTTTAACGCCTATGATGCGCGGGCGTTGTTTTTGCTAAAAAATGGAAATAACTTCGTGGAAGTAACCTTGGGCGATTTTCCGTTGGAGGGTTCCCGATGATTGAGTTTTTGATTGGCTTTGGGGTTTTTGGGTTGGCAGGCCTGGCGCTTTATCTTGGTGCCTTATTCGGGCGCCCGCCGCTAAAGGGGTCATGTGGCGGCAATGCTGTCATCAAGGTCTGCCCGCTTTGCAAACCTGGAGACACACCATGACCCGCACCATTGCAGACATCATGGCCACCGAACTCGTGACCTTTCACCCCAACCAAGATATCCACCAGGCAATCCACACCCTGCTGGAGAAGCGAATTTCAGGGGCGCCGGTCGTTGATGATTCCGGCAAGTTGGTGGGGGTTCTATCACGCAAGGATTGTCTAAGGATCGCCTTCAGTACCTGCTATCACGACGGATGGGGCGGGCTGGTGCAGGATTATATGGTGAACGATGTCAAAACTTTGGATGCCAGTTTAGATATAACCTCCGCCGTGCAATTATTTTTGGATGCCCCCTTCCGCCGGTTCCCAGTCATGCGCCATGGTCAATTGGTCGGGCTGGTCTGTCGGCACGACATCCTCAATGCTTTGAGTAAGAACCTATAGAGTCAGCGTTGAAACAATATCGGGCGAATGAAAATACAAGCAAAAAAAAGTATTTTTGCCGTTTCCGGTCCAAATAACGTTGCTTTTAAGCTGTTAATGAAAAAAGAAAATGGCGGAGGGAGAGTCTGCCGCATCATTGTGTAATGTATTGGTTTAATTGCATTAATCCGCTGGCTACTTCTCAGCCCCACACACAGCCCCACATTAGTAGCGATCTTCTCCAAGCGCTGTGCACCAGTAGCTGCTTGGCTTCATATGCCTCGCCCTAGCTAGCTGTGAGTTCGACTCCCACTATTGGCGCTGCCGGTCCAGTTCCGCCTTTCTTTTCCAAACTTGACAGTGATGTAAGGAAAGGGAGACGGGGGGTACATGGACTGAGAAAACTACCCCTCCCCCTATTATGGTCTGCCTCTTTCATCACAGGGTGATTTTTAGGCCGTGTATAGTTTGGTGGTTGATGCTTGACGGGTTAGTTC of the Rhodospirillaceae bacterium genome contains:
- a CDS encoding FAD:protein FMN transferase produces the protein MNIKRRDFLQLGCATALTGLAFGPVWARSPDVKVLTGPAFGSSWRLVLPDTMENPRSLIDGIVRDIDGHMSPFRADSDLGKFNAGRTNLVDDETRFVAQAALDLAKISGGAFDPTSAPIGRKYGFGPAAIAATAPAGMYSDVRVVGGRLEKSITELTLDLNGIAKGYALDKIAAALDGLDFLLELGGEVVARGRHPTGRPWRIGIERPGTNKIQRLINAGNAALATSGDAAQSYVVGGRRYAHVIDPRTAGPLVNDVSSVSVMAPSGMLADGLATAAMVLGPNESANLFNAYDARALFLLKNGNNFVEVTLGDFPLEGSR
- a CDS encoding CBS domain-containing protein, with amino-acid sequence MTRTIADIMATELVTFHPNQDIHQAIHTLLEKRISGAPVVDDSGKLVGVLSRKDCLRIAFSTCYHDGWGGLVQDYMVNDVKTLDASLDITSAVQLFLDAPFRRFPVMRHGQLVGLVCRHDILNALSKNL